From the genome of Bradyrhizobium sp. ORS 278:
GAACATGATGTAGCCGAGCCCGGCCTGCGCAGCCGGCAGGCGGCCGGAGCCGGTCAGCAGCAGGGCGCTCCAGTCGAGCATGGCGCCTTCGACCAGGAACATGATCGCGGCGAGCGCCGCCAGCAGCAGCACTGCGCCATGCGGCAGCACCAGCAGTGGACCTGACTCGGCCGGCTTGCTCGCCATCAGGCGAGGCGCCGCGACGAGCATCGCCGCCACCGCCAGCACGCTGCAGATCATCGTGCCGAGCAGCGGCGTCACGTCGAAGGCGAGCAGCGCAGTCATGACGCCGGAGCCGGCAAAGCCGCCGATGCTGAATTGCGCGTGGAAGCCGGACATCAGCGGCCGTTCACCCAGCCGCTCGACCTCGATCGCCTGGATGTTGATAGCCACGTCGAGCGAGCCGAGCGCCGCTCCGAAGGCGAACAGCGCCACGGCCAGAGCGGCGGGCGTGGACGCGATGGTCAGCAGCGGGAGCAGAAGGCCGAGAGCGAGGCCGCTGACGATGACGACGGGCTTGCTGCCATAGCGCGCGCTCACGAGACCGGCAGCCAGCATCGAGGCGACCGAGCCGACACCGAGCGACAGCAGCAACAGCCCGAGCGTCGCGTCACCGACGCCGAGCCGCTGCTTGGCGAACGGCACCAGCGGCGCCCAGCAGGCGATGCCGAAGCCCGCGACGAAGAAAGCCAGGCGTGTCGCGAGCTGCGCCGCGCGATGGTCGGTGAATGTCATGGATGAGGTCCGGCGCCGCGGCGCCCTGCGGTGGGCGAATGGATGAGCGCGACGCCCGAGGGATTGCGAAACCGGACGCCGCAAGACAATGAGGTCCCGCTTGGAGGTCCCGCTTGTCGGTCGCCTCTATCATGCCTATAGGGCTAGCTCCACCCTTGGTGTGTTCTTGCGATGTCGCAGCAAAGCCGCAGAGGAACGATGAGCTCGACAGACATGTCCAAGACGGCCTTCTCCAAGACGGCCTTCGTCGCCGTCGATTGGGGAACCTCGAGCTTCCGCGCCTGGCTGATTGCGGCCGATGGGACGGAGCTGGCCGAGAGCCGCGGCAGCGAGGGCATGCTGCATTGTGCGACCTCCGGCTTCGCGCCCGTCCTGCACGCTCACCTGGGCCGGCTGGCCGCGCCGGCGGACGCTCCCGTGCTGGTCTGCGGCATGGCCGGCGCGCGGCAGGGCTGGGTGGAAGCGCCGTATCTGCACACCCCGACCCGGCTGGATGCGCTGCACGCCGGCGCGATCCGTGTCGACACCGACGGTGACGTCCGGATCCTGCCCGGGCTCGCGCAGGCGCGCGCCGACGCGCCCGACGTGATGCGCGGCGAGGAAACGCAGCTGCTCGGCGTGACCGAGCCGGATTTCACCGGCATCGTCTGCATTCCCGGCACCCACAGCAAGTGGATCCGGATCGACAACGGTGCCGTGGTCGCGTTCGCGACCTACATGACGGGCGAGCTGTTCGCGGTGATCTCCGAGCACAGCATCCTGAAGCACGCTATCGAAGCGGGCGCCGCGGCGGCAGACGGGAGTGCGTTTCGCGCCGGCCTCGCATCGGCGCTGTCCTCGTCGGCGAGCTTGACCAGCAGCCTGTTCCGGCTGCGCGCCGCGCAGCTGCTCGGCTTCGGGCAGCGGTCCGAGGGAGCCGCGCATCTCTCGGGACTTCTGATCGGCAGCGAGATCGCCGATGCGCGCATGCGCTTTGGCGGGGATGGTCCGCTGCGGTTGATCGGAGCGGGCCGGCTCGGCGGCCTCTATCGTGCGGCGCTGGCTGCGAGCGGGTTCGCAGTGAATGATCGCGATGCCGAACTGGCGTCGCGCCGTGGTCTGATCAAGGCCGCGCGGCAGATCTGGGGAGCGCGTTTCTGACATGACACAGTCCGTTGCCTGGCCCGACGTCAAGCGAGCGCTCGTCGCGATCCTGCGCGGCATCAAGCCCGATGAGGCCGAGGGAATCGTCGATGTCCTGATCGAAGCGGGCTTCGAGCTGATCGAGGTGCCGCTCAACTCGCCGGATCCGTTTGTATCGATCGAGCGCCTCGCCAGGCGTTTCGGCAAGGACTGCCTGATCGGCGCAGGCACGGTGGTCAACGCGCCGGATTGCGTGCGCGTCGCGGAGGCCGGTGGGCGGCTGATGGTCAGCCCGAATGTCGATGCCGAGGTGCTGGCGACGGCGCAGGCCTATGACATGGTGACGATGCCCGGTGTGTTCACGCCGACCGAAGCGTTCCTCGCGCTGCGCTGCGGCGCCTCGGCGTTGAAGTATTTTCCTGCCTCGGTGCTCGGTCCATCGGGCATCGCGGCGCAACTCGCCGTGCTGCCGAAAGGCGTCGTGGTCGGTGCCGTCGGCGGCGTCTCCGACAAGAACCTCGCGTCCTATGTCGCGGCTGGCGTGCGCGCGTTCGGTCTCGGTTCGAGCCTGTACAAGCCCGGCATGACGGCGAGCGACGTCAGGGAAACGGCATGGGCCTCCGTCCACGCCTATGACGCGGCCATTGCCGCCGGCTGAATGCGGCGTTGATCTTCAGCCAGATGTCGAGATCCAGAAAGGCGTGAACGCCTAGTAGGCTCCACGCCGCTCTGCGCCTCGGATTGGCCGCATGGGCCTTGCCGGAGGCGGGCGCGTCCCGATCGCGGCCGAAATCACCATGAGCAGGACGCGGAGCTGCTCGGCGCCTGCTCGTCCAAAAAATAGTTTGAATCCAAATCATTTTGGTTCAATTGAATGGAGGCATGGCACCATCTCCATCCAGCGCCCGTCTCCGGTTCGGCTTCGCGCTTGTCGGGCTCGCTCGCCGGTGGCGGCGGGCCCTCGACGAGCGGATGGGCGCGCTCGGTTTGTCGGATGCGGCGTGGCCGCCGCTGGTGCATCTCGACCGCACGGGCGACGGCATCACCCAGAACGAACTGGCGGCCCGTTGCGGCATCGACGGATCGAGCCTGGTGCGTCTGCTCGACATCCTCGGTGAGCGCGGCCTGGTCGAGCGGCGGGTCTCGCCCGACGATCGCCGCTCGCGGCTGGTGTTTCTCACCACGAAGGGCAGGCGGCTGCTGAGCTCCGTCTACCGCGTCCTGCAAGAGGCCGAGAGCGCGATGCTCCGGGACATCGACGATTCACGCCTGCAGGCCACGCTGGACATGTTCGCCCGGATCGAGCAGCGGCTCGAAGGAGACGACGACGAATGAATGCCTCAATCGCCTCTCGGCTCGGTTTCGATGGGGCCAGGCTGGTCTTCGGCTTGCGGACGGCGATGGCTGCCTGCCTCGCGCTGCTGCTCGCCTGGCTGGGCGGATTGGAGCATCCGCAATGGGCGGCCATGACGGTGTGGGCGGCGTCACAGCCGCTCCGCGGACATCTGCTGGAGAAGAGCGTCGCACGATTCGTGGGCACTCTCATCGGCGTGGCCTTCGGCTTGGCCTTGATGCGCCTCGCGCGCGGCGAGCCGATCGTGCTCGTGGCCGGCATCTCGCTGTGGATCGGCCTTTGCGCCTTTGCCGGCAATCTCGTCCGGGGCTATGCGTCCTATGCCGCGCTCCTGTCCGGCTACTCGGCGGCGATGGTGGCGCTGCTGGACGCCCCCATCCCGAGCATGTGCTGGCCCTTGGCGCCGATCGTGTGCTCACCGTCGCGGTCGGAATTCTGGCCGCGCTGCTCGTCGGCTGGCTGTTCGCCGCGCCCGGCGACAATGCGTCGGTGCTGGAAAAGGTCCGGCTTCTCAACGCGCGGCTGGTCGCCGACATCGTGGCGCGCCTGCGCCGGGCGCCGGTCACGGAGAATGAGCAGCGTTCGCTTCTCTCGGACATCGCGGCACTCGAGGGCCTGCTCGACCTGCATGGCGCCGGCTCGCGCCACAGACGGCGACTGGTCCGTAGGGTCCGCGCGGTCCTGGCAGCACAGGTTTCGGCCGTGCTGTGGCTGCGCTCGGACGACAGCCGCGCCATCGAGGCATCGGCAATCGATCTGGTCGCGGGCACGAAGCTGTCCGGGACCGGCCTCTCTGGGAACGCGCTGCAGCGGCTGCGCGAGGCGTCAGTCGCCGCGACTTCTCAGGGCGCTCTGACTTCCGTCCTGAACGAGCTTGCCGCCTCGACAAACAGCCTGGACGATCTCGACGCAGCCTCGGCTGCAGAACCCCTGCTGCATCGCGATTGGATGCTGGCGCGCCGTGCGATGTTGCGCGCTCTCGTAGCAATGCTGGCCACCGGCCTGGTCTGGCTCGTAACCGGCTGGGAGATGGGCGGCTTCATGATGCTGGGCACGGCGATCATGCTGTCCGTGTTCTCGACCTTTGAGAAGCCGGCCGCGATCCTGCCTCACGTGCTCGCAGGACAGGTTTTGGGAGCAAGTCTCGCATTGGCCTGCCGTTGGCTGGTCTGGCCCTATCTCGGCGGATCGCTCGGTGCGGTTCTGGCGATGATGCCCTTCATTCTGCTCGGGGCGCCGCTCCTGGCGCATCGCCTGACCCAGCGCATGGCGTTCGACGTCAACATGGTGCTGCTGCTGATGCTGCAGCCGAACTGGCCGCAGACGATGACCTTCGGGCATTCGCTGATGGCCAGTCTCGCGGTCGTCGCCGGCCCCGTCGTCGGGCTGATCGCCTTCAGCCTGATCTATCCCGTCGACAGCCGCCGCCGCTATGAGGCGGTCAGACATGCGATGATCGACGACCTCGAACACCTTGCGGCCACCGCCCTGCGGTCGGACCGCCGCAAGCAATGGCGCGCACTGCTGCATCACCGCGTCCTGCTCGCTACCTATTGGGGCGAGCGCGCGTCTTGTTCGACGCCGCGCCTGGCGGACGATGCGCTGGCGCTGCTGTATGTCGGACAGGCGATCGAGCAGCTCGGTGACTTCGCCGCACGCGCTGCGTCGCCGGGCATGAAACGGCGCTGCGCGGCGACGCTGGAGCGGCTGCATCGGATCGGCACGGACCCGCTGCGCGCGGCGCACGCATTGCTCGCTACGGTCCGCCGGCTGCCGGCCGAGATGGCCGGCACGACCATCCTGGAGCAGGCGGCGGCGAAGCTCGCCGAGCGACCGACGGCGTTTCGCAAGACGGCTGCCGACGCGCGTTAATTTAGCTCGCGGCGGCGTGGATCTCCGGCGAGCTGCTGTCTTCTCCGGATTGCGTGAACGCCTGCAGCGCCTCCGCCATCTGAACGCGGCCGCCGACGCCGGTGATGACGACGTCAACCATTGTGAACGACGAGTGGAAATGGCCGCGCGCCTTGAGCTGACCGACCGGCACGCCGGCCGCGGCGAGCGCTTCCGCATAGGCGACACCCTCGTCGCGCAGCGGATCGAACTCGCAGGTCACGATATAGGCCGGCGGCAGTCCCTTCAGCTGGCCGCGCAGCGGCGACACCCGGGGATCGGTGCGGTCCGCCGGCGAGCAGTAGATGTCCCAGAACCAAAACATCAGCCCGCGCGTCAGGAAGTAGCCTGCGGCGTTCTCGGCGTAGGACGGACGATCGAAGCTGCAATCGGTGACCGGACAGACCAGCAGCTGGCCCCCGATCGCCGGCCCGCCGCGGTCGCGCGCCAACTGGCACGTGACGGCGGCGATGTTGCCGCCCGCGCTCCAGCCGGCCACCAGCACCGGCCCCTCGCGGCCGCCGAGCTCGGCGGCGTGCTCGGACACCCACTTCGCCGCGGCATAGCCGTCCTCGGCCGCGGCGGGGAAGCGATGCTCCGGCGCGTGGCGGTAGTTCACGCTGACGAAGATCATGTTGGAGCGGCGGCACAGGTCGCGGCAGAACGGATCGTCCGACTGCTCGTCGCCGAGCACCCAGCCGCCGCCGTGGAAGTACACGACGATCGGATGCGGGCCCGGCGTCGCCGGACGGTAGAGGCGGTAGGCGAGGGGACCTTCGGCGCCCGGCAGCGTGCCGTCCTTCACTTCGCCGACGGGGCGGCCTGGCGGCCGGGCCTTGTTGAACTCAGCGACGAAGTCGCGTGCGCCTTGCGCGCCCATCGATTCGATCGGCGGCAGGTTCATCTCGGTGAGCATGTTCAGCACCAGCCGGACATCCGGCTGCAGCTTCACGATCTCGCCGTCGTTGCACTGGGTCGCGCCGCCCGGGCCGGTCAGCCTGAAGCCGAGCATGCCGCGGCTGACGACCTCGTTGCAGATGCCGCGATACGGGCCAACGCCGCCGGTATAGGGCATCAAGGTCTGCGGCTTGCCCAGTACGTTGGCGCCCGTGTACCAGGTGTTGGCGAGCCGGTGCAGCGTCACGGTCGAGCAGTCCGCCATGTGGCGCATCCAGCCGGCCTGCGCCGTCTCGGTCGGTTCGATCGTGGTGAAGCCCGCGTCGCGCAGCGCGGCCAGCCGATCGACCACGAAGTCGACATGCTGCTCGATCGACACCGCCATGTTCGACAGCACCGAGGGGCTGCCGGGGCCCGTGATCAGGAACAGATTCGGGAAGCCGGCGACGGTCAGTCCGAGATAGCTCTCCGGCCCGTTCGCCCAGCTGTCGTCGAGCGACTTGCCGCCGCGGCCCTTGATCGGATGCACGGCGCGGATCGCGCCGGTCATGGCGTCGAAGCCGGTCGCGAACACGATGACGTCGACGTCGAAGCTGCGCCTGTCGGTTTTGATCGCGCCGGCGGTGATCGATGCGATCGGCTCCTTGCGCAGGTTCACCAGCGTCACGTTCGGACGGTTGAACGTCGCGTAGTAGTTGGTGTCGAGGCACGGACGCTTGGCGCCGAACGGATGATCGTGAGGCGTGAGCGCCTCGGCCGTCTCGGGATCCTTGACGATCGTGCGGATCTTCTCGCGGATGAGATCGGCGAGAAGGGCGTTGCCGTCGGCATCGACGCCCTGGTCGGCCCAGAGCTGCGTCAGCATGCCGACGAGGTCGCCCGAGGCCCACATCTTCTCGAAGCGCTCGCGGCGCTCGGCCTCGCTCAGCGCCCAGCTGAATTCCGTCGCTGGCGGGATCGGCACGCCGGTCATCGACCAGCGCGCCTGCTCGCGCAAGGCATTGCGATCCTGCGCCAGCTGGGCGGCGCGATCCGCCGGCAGCGGGCCGTTATGCGCCGGAAGCGCGAAGTTCGGCGTGCGCTGGAATACGGTGAGCTGCGCGGCCTGCTCGGCGATGATCGGGATCGACTGGATGCCCGAGGAGCCGGTGCCGATGACCGCGACGCGATTGCCGCGGAGGTCGACGCCGTCATGCGGCCAGCGGCTGGTGAAGTAGATCTCGCCCTTGAAATCATGCACGCCGTCGATCTCCGGCGGCTTCGGCTGCGACAGGCAGCCGGTCGCCATGATGTAGTGGCGGCAGGAGACGGCGGGGCCCTTGTCGGTGGTCAGCAGCCAGCGCTCCTGGGATTCATCCCAGGCGGCGCCAAGCACGCGGGTGCCGAAGCGGATGTCGCGGCGCAGGTCGTAGCGGTCGGCGACGAAGCCGAGATAGCGCAGGATCTCCGGCTGAGTGGCGTATTTCTCCGACCACTGCCAGGCGGTCTCGAGCTCGGGATCGAAGGTGTAGCTGTAGTCGACGGTCTGGATGTCGCAGCGGGCGCCGGGATAGCGGTTCCAATACCAGGTGCCGCCGACATCGTTGGCGGTATCGAGCGCCACGGTCGAGAAACCGGCCTTGCGCAGCCGGTGGAGCAGGTACAAGCCCGCAAATCCGGCGCCGACGACGGCGACGTCCACTGTCTGGGATTCGCCGTGAGTCGATTCCTGCGCACGCGCCTCGACCAGACCGTCTGACATGCTGACCTCCCGATGATTTTATGATTGCGGGAAGGCTAGTCTTGCTCGCCTGGTTTGTCAGCACACAAAGTAACGATCTGCGGTTGTTGCGCCGCAAGAAGCTGCATGAATCCGGTATGCCAGGCGCCGTTTTTGCATCGCCGCTCAAATTGCTGTTGCGGAGTGGACAAGATGCTGAGAAAGCGACAGAAAGCGCTCCTGCCGCGGCGCATTCACCAAGTTTCAACGCATCGCGACTGTAACACCTGCAACACGACGCCACACCCACGATCAACCAGGCCAGGCCCATGCCGCTCTCGCTGCCCAAGCAAAAGATTCGCGTTCTGCTCCTCGAGGGCGTGAACGACTCGGCCGTCCGCATGTTCGAGGCCAGCGGCTATACCGAGGTCGAACGGCTGCCCAAGGCGCTCGGCTCGGCGGAATTGAAGCGGATGCTGTCCGGCGTTCACATGCTCGGCATCCGCTCGCGGACGAATCTGACCGCCGACGTGCTGCAGGCGGCCGACCGGCTGATGGCCGTGGGCTGCTTCTCGGTCGGCACCAACCAGGTCGATCTCGATGCGGCGCGGCGGCTCGGCATCCCCGTCTTCAACGCGCCCTATTCGAACACCCGCAGCGTCGCCGAGCTGACCATCGCCGAGGTCGTGATGCTGATGCGGCGGATCTTCCCGCGCTCGGTGTCGGCGCATGCCGGCGGCTGGGACAAGTCGGCCAATGGCAGCCGCGAGGTGCGCGGCAAGACGCTCGGCATCATCGGCTACGGCAATATCGGCTCGCAGCTGTCGAACCTCGCCGAAGCCATGGGCATGCGGGTGATCTTCTTCGACCTCACCGACAAGCTCCGCCACGGCAACACCGAGCCGGTCGAAAGCCTCGACGAACTGCTGGCTAATAGCGACGTCGTGTCGCTGCACGTGCCGGAGACGCCGGCGACCGCCAACATGATCGGCGAGCGCCAGATCCGGCACATGAAGGACGGCGCCTACCTCATCAACAATTCGCGCGGCACGGTGGTCGACATCGACGCGCTGGCGAGCGCGCTGCGCGAGGGCAAGCTGTCGGGCGCCGCCGTCGACGTGTTTCCGGTCGAACCGGCCTCGAACGCCGATCCGTTCGTGTCGCCGCTGCAGGGCCTGCCCAACGTGATCCTGACCCCGCATGTCGGCGGCTCCACCGAGGAGGCGCAGGATCGCATCGGCGGCGAGGTCGCGCGCAAGCTGATCGATTACTCCGACGTCGGCTCGACTTTCGGCGCGGTCAACTTCCCGCAGGTGCAGCTGCCGGCGCGCCCGACCGGCACGCGCTTCATCCACGTCCACCGCAACGTGCCGGGCGTGCTGCGCCAGGTCAACGAGGCGGTGTCACGGCACAACATCAACATCCTCGCGCAATATCTGCAGACCGATCCGGAAGTCGGCTACGTCGTGCTGGAAACCGACGTGGTTGGCGGCGAAGGTGAGGAGCTGCTGTCGGAGCTGCGCGCGGTGGACGGCACGATCCGCGTGCGCGTGCTGTACGATCACGACAGGCCGTGAATGGGAAAGGCTGACGTCGATGAGCGCACAGTCCCCGTCCTCGTCAGCCTCCTCCATCGTGCTCAGCACGACCGTCCCGGCACGGGTGCTGCGGCATGATCCGCAATACGGCATGTCGACCTTGTTCTTCGCCGACGGTGAGCTGCGCGTGCCGATGGTCGATGCCGCTGTCGATGCCGGCGTCTCCGTGACCATCGAGGCGCGCGACGTCTCGATCGCGCTGTCGCGGCCGATGGACGTGTCGATCACCAACCGGCTGCCCGGCCGGATCGAGGAGATTCTGCCGCTCGACCCGCCCTATGTGCGTGTGACCTTCGATCTCGGTTCAACGAAGCTGCACGCGCTGGTGACGCTGGAGTCGGTCGAGCGGCTGGCGCTGGAACCGGAATTGTCCGCCTGGGCGATGATCAAGAGCGTCGCGATCGGGCCCGGCGCGGTTCGGCCTTCGGAGCTGCCTCGGCCGCGCCGCTGGCCCGCTTCTGATAGTGGGGATCCGTAGCCTTCTGCAATTCGCCGAGCGCCGCAGTGGTCGCCGTGCGCGTCCGCCGCTCCATCGAGCGGTACAGCGCGATCAGCCGCTCGCCGAACGCGGTGATCTCGGCGCCGCCGCCGCGGCGGCCGGGATGCGTCTCGAACACCGGCGTCTCAAAGGTGCGGTTCAGCGCATCGACCATCAGCCAGCATTTGCGATAGGAGATTCCGCTCGCGCGCGCCGCGCCGAGGATCGAGCGCTCCCTGCGAACGAACTCGATCAGCTGCAGATCCTCCGGCGACAGGCTGCCGCCGTTGCCGAAGCTGATAGTCAATGCGATCTGCGCCGCGCCCTTCATGCCATTCCGATCCGCTCGCGTTCGGCGCCGATCATGTCACGGGCGATGCGCGATGTCACCCGGCGTCCGGCCCACGCCTCGATCCAGCCGGGGCCGCGCGCCGCGTCGACGGTGACACATTCGGCAAACGTGCCGGCAAACCGTGTCCACGCCTCCACCATCGTCGGCGAGACCGCGGTGATGATCGGAAGCCCGGCGGAGATCGCGGAGCCGAAGGCGTCGGCGAGGCCGCCGCCGGTGGCCTCCTGCTTGCCGAACTTGCTGAGGATGACGACGTCGGTGCCGCGGAGGATCGACTGCTGCACGGCGGCGCAGGCCAGCACCAGGCCTTCCGGATCGAGGTTGCAGGCCAGCGATCCCGGACCGAGGTCTTGCGAGATCGAGAACAGCCTGTTGTCATCGAGGCTGCGCAGCATCATGGACTTGCACGGCTTGGCCTTGTCGGCGCTGCTCTCGACCACGCCTGACACGCGCAGGCCGGCGTCCGCGAGGCGCACGGCGAAGTCGCCGAGCAGGTCCTGAATCACCGGCGATGCCGCGCCCTGCAGCGCCACGATCCGGCACGTTCCGATATCGACTGAAGCCATGGCAGTCCTCCTCACACATTGGCGGAGACGCGGCCCGCCGTCCGGCCGGTTTGCATGATCTGGTGAACGGCCGACACGACGCTCGCGGCGATCGACTGGCCGCGCTCGTCCATGCCGGTCCAGGCGCCGTGACGGCCGCGCGGATCGATCTCCAGCAGCTTGACGTTGGCCGGCACGCGCAAGCCGTCGCGCGCGATGCCGCGCAGTGCGCCGTCGAGCGGCGCCAGCACCGGCGTGCCGCCGAGCGAGCCGAGCTGCAGGCCCTTGTAGACGCGGGTGCCGATGTCGAGCGGCGTGTACCAGACGGCGTCCTGGTCGGAATAGATGAAACGCTCGCGCCCGGCGCCGCCGAGATCGCGCGCCTTGCCGTCGGCGTTGCGGGTGTGGCCTTCGGCGACGATGGCGCCGGTCTCGCACGGATGCGTCTCGATCGCGATGTCGCAATTATGCCCGATCGCAAAGCGGGGACCGATGCCGACGGCGATGCCGGCGACGCCGCGCAGGTCCGGCGTCACCAGATGCTTCTGCATGCGCGCATCGACGATGACCGAGGGATAGCGATAGGCGATGATGTCGGTGAGATGCATTCCGGTCACCGCCACCCGGCCGGGATCGCGGTGAATCTGCACGACGTCGGCGATGCTCTCGGCCTTCGCGCCGCTCACGCCGTCGATATCGCGCGGCTCGCCGAACAGGACGTCGTGGAACGCCATGCCGCGGCGGATCACCGGCGGGAAGGCGTCATGACAGAGCACGATCGCAAAGCGCGCGTGGCTGAGCTTCGCCGCGATGGCGGAGGCGATCTCGTTGGTGCCCAGCACCAGCGCAAGCGGCTTCGGCGCGTTCGGATGCCAGGTGATTGCGGCGGCTCTCATGCTGATGACCTCGTGTTGCGGGATCGGATGAGCAAGCGCCGGGCCAGACGGTCGAGGTCGAGCCAAAGTGTTCATTCCGTTGGTGAAACCGATCCATGGCCCGCTTTGTTCGATCCGAAGCTATATTGTATAAGATATAACATGGAAGGTTATATTGTCGCGTATACAACAGGGCGCGATCGCGCCGGGAGTG
Proteins encoded in this window:
- a CDS encoding MFS transporter, which codes for MTFTDHRAAQLATRLAFFVAGFGIACWAPLVPFAKQRLGVGDATLGLLLLSLGVGSVASMLAAGLVSARYGSKPVVIVSGLALGLLLPLLTIASTPAALAVALFAFGAALGSLDVAINIQAIEVERLGERPLMSGFHAQFSIGGFAGSGVMTALLAFDVTPLLGTMICSVLAVAAMLVAAPRLMASKPAESGPLLVLPHGAVLLLAALAAIMFLVEGAMLDWSALLLTGSGRLPAAQAGLGYIMFSIAMTAGRLVGDRVVARIGDRATLLWGSVIAIAGFVVLLVIPSVVAAIAGFALIGAGASNLVPVLFRRAGAQSTMPVGLAVAAVTTAGYSGVLLGPAGIGFVAAATNLTTSFWILAALLVIVLVSAPFVARAPQ
- a CDS encoding 2-dehydro-3-deoxygalactonokinase; the protein is MSKTAFSKTAFVAVDWGTSSFRAWLIAADGTELAESRGSEGMLHCATSGFAPVLHAHLGRLAAPADAPVLVCGMAGARQGWVEAPYLHTPTRLDALHAGAIRVDTDGDVRILPGLAQARADAPDVMRGEETQLLGVTEPDFTGIVCIPGTHSKWIRIDNGAVVAFATYMTGELFAVISEHSILKHAIEAGAAAADGSAFRAGLASALSSSASLTSSLFRLRAAQLLGFGQRSEGAAHLSGLLIGSEIADARMRFGGDGPLRLIGAGRLGGLYRAALAASGFAVNDRDAELASRRGLIKAARQIWGARF
- a CDS encoding 2-dehydro-3-deoxy-6-phosphogalactonate aldolase yields the protein MTQSVAWPDVKRALVAILRGIKPDEAEGIVDVLIEAGFELIEVPLNSPDPFVSIERLARRFGKDCLIGAGTVVNAPDCVRVAEAGGRLMVSPNVDAEVLATAQAYDMVTMPGVFTPTEAFLALRCGASALKYFPASVLGPSGIAAQLAVLPKGVVVGAVGGVSDKNLASYVAAGVRAFGLGSSLYKPGMTASDVRETAWASVHAYDAAIAAG
- a CDS encoding MarR family winged helix-turn-helix transcriptional regulator, which encodes MAPSPSSARLRFGFALVGLARRWRRALDERMGALGLSDAAWPPLVHLDRTGDGITQNELAARCGIDGSSLVRLLDILGERGLVERRVSPDDRRSRLVFLTTKGRRLLSSVYRVLQEAESAMLRDIDDSRLQATLDMFARIEQRLEGDDDE
- a CDS encoding alpha/beta hydrolase fold domain-containing protein is translated as MSDGLVEARAQESTHGESQTVDVAVVGAGFAGLYLLHRLRKAGFSTVALDTANDVGGTWYWNRYPGARCDIQTVDYSYTFDPELETAWQWSEKYATQPEILRYLGFVADRYDLRRDIRFGTRVLGAAWDESQERWLLTTDKGPAVSCRHYIMATGCLSQPKPPEIDGVHDFKGEIYFTSRWPHDGVDLRGNRVAVIGTGSSGIQSIPIIAEQAAQLTVFQRTPNFALPAHNGPLPADRAAQLAQDRNALREQARWSMTGVPIPPATEFSWALSEAERRERFEKMWASGDLVGMLTQLWADQGVDADGNALLADLIREKIRTIVKDPETAEALTPHDHPFGAKRPCLDTNYYATFNRPNVTLVNLRKEPIASITAGAIKTDRRSFDVDVIVFATGFDAMTGAIRAVHPIKGRGGKSLDDSWANGPESYLGLTVAGFPNLFLITGPGSPSVLSNMAVSIEQHVDFVVDRLAALRDAGFTTIEPTETAQAGWMRHMADCSTVTLHRLANTWYTGANVLGKPQTLMPYTGGVGPYRGICNEVVSRGMLGFRLTGPGGATQCNDGEIVKLQPDVRLVLNMLTEMNLPPIESMGAQGARDFVAEFNKARPPGRPVGEVKDGTLPGAEGPLAYRLYRPATPGPHPIVVYFHGGGWVLGDEQSDDPFCRDLCRRSNMIFVSVNYRHAPEHRFPAAAEDGYAAAKWVSEHAAELGGREGPVLVAGWSAGGNIAAVTCQLARDRGGPAIGGQLLVCPVTDCSFDRPSYAENAAGYFLTRGLMFWFWDIYCSPADRTDPRVSPLRGQLKGLPPAYIVTCEFDPLRDEGVAYAEALAAAGVPVGQLKARGHFHSSFTMVDVVITGVGGRVQMAEALQAFTQSGEDSSSPEIHAAAS
- the serA gene encoding phosphoglycerate dehydrogenase, encoding MPLSLPKQKIRVLLLEGVNDSAVRMFEASGYTEVERLPKALGSAELKRMLSGVHMLGIRSRTNLTADVLQAADRLMAVGCFSVGTNQVDLDAARRLGIPVFNAPYSNTRSVAELTIAEVVMLMRRIFPRSVSAHAGGWDKSANGSREVRGKTLGIIGYGNIGSQLSNLAEAMGMRVIFFDLTDKLRHGNTEPVESLDELLANSDVVSLHVPETPATANMIGERQIRHMKDGAYLINNSRGTVVDIDALASALREGKLSGAAVDVFPVEPASNADPFVSPLQGLPNVILTPHVGGSTEEAQDRIGGEVARKLIDYSDVGSTFGAVNFPQVQLPARPTGTRFIHVHRNVPGVLRQVNEAVSRHNINILAQYLQTDPEVGYVVLETDVVGGEGEELLSELRAVDGTIRVRVLYDHDRP
- a CDS encoding TOBE domain-containing protein; protein product: MSAQSPSSSASSIVLSTTVPARVLRHDPQYGMSTLFFADGELRVPMVDAAVDAGVSVTIEARDVSIALSRPMDVSITNRLPGRIEEILPLDPPYVRVTFDLGSTKLHALVTLESVERLALEPELSAWAMIKSVAIGPGAVRPSELPRPRRWPASDSGDP
- a CDS encoding winged helix-turn-helix domain-containing protein, which translates into the protein MKGAAQIALTISFGNGGSLSPEDLQLIEFVRRERSILGAARASGISYRKCWLMVDALNRTFETPVFETHPGRRGGGAEITAFGERLIALYRSMERRTRTATTAALGELQKATDPHYQKRASGAAEAAPKAEPRRARSRRS
- a CDS encoding DUF2478 domain-containing protein codes for the protein MASVDIGTCRIVALQGAASPVIQDLLGDFAVRLADAGLRVSGVVESSADKAKPCKSMMLRSLDDNRLFSISQDLGPGSLACNLDPEGLVLACAAVQQSILRGTDVVILSKFGKQEATGGGLADAFGSAISAGLPIITAVSPTMVEAWTRFAGTFAECVTVDAARGPGWIEAWAGRRVTSRIARDMIGAERERIGMA
- a CDS encoding xanthine dehydrogenase; translated protein: MRAAAITWHPNAPKPLALVLGTNEIASAIAAKLSHARFAIVLCHDAFPPVIRRGMAFHDVLFGEPRDIDGVSGAKAESIADVVQIHRDPGRVAVTGMHLTDIIAYRYPSVIVDARMQKHLVTPDLRGVAGIAVGIGPRFAIGHNCDIAIETHPCETGAIVAEGHTRNADGKARDLGGAGRERFIYSDQDAVWYTPLDIGTRVYKGLQLGSLGGTPVLAPLDGALRGIARDGLRVPANVKLLEIDPRGRHGAWTGMDERGQSIAASVVSAVHQIMQTGRTAGRVSANV